A region of Alosa alosa isolate M-15738 ecotype Scorff River chromosome 17, AALO_Geno_1.1, whole genome shotgun sequence DNA encodes the following proteins:
- the LOC125310643 gene encoding periodic tryptophan protein 2 homolog — translation MGRKDADKITAKQSSKGKSFTSLCYSADGESILAGGHSKFVCIYCITLREQVLLKKFEISCNLSLDAMEEFLDRRKMTEFGSLSMVDEGAGDGDGVEVSLPGVRRGDMSSRHFKPEIRVSSLHFSPTVPVVCSTLPDVYVEKLLAFVGATLENSWHLQFYLTWAQSLLTIHGQKLKNRSGAILPTIQSLQKSIQRHHDDLSKLCDWNIYALRYAVVLSNQRGLKRAAADELSEEEEGSEEEDDLMSEPLMTESDLLS, via the exons ATGGGACGCAAAGACGCAGACAAGATCACCGCCAAACAGTCCTCCAAGGGCAA gTCTTTTACGTCCTTGTGCTACTCAGCTGATGGCGAGTCCATTCTGGCTGGTGGCCACTCCAAATTTGTGTGCATCTACTGTATAACATTACGAGAGCAGGTCCTCCTCAAGAAGTTTGAAATCTCCTGCAACTTGTCTTTGGATGCCATGGAA GAGTTCCTGGACAGACGTAAGATGACTGAGTTTGGCAGTCTGTCCATGGTGGATGAAGGGGctggtgatggagatggagttgAGGTCAGCCTACCTGGAGTCAGGAGAG GGGATATGAGCTCCCGTCACTTCAAGCCAGAGATCCGGGTTagctctctccacttctctcctaCTG tTCCTGTGGTGTGCAGCACGTTGCCAGATGTGTATGTGGAAAAGCTGCTGGCATTCGTTGGAGCTACCCTGGAGAATAGTTGGCACCTTCAGTTCTACTTAACTTGGGCTCAGAGTTTACTCACAATACATGGACAGAAACTGAAGAACAG GTCAGGGGCCATACTTCCCACCATCCAGTCGTTACAGAAGAGCATCCAGAGACACCATGATGATCTCTCCAAGCT ATGTGACTGGAACATTTATGCCCTGCGCTACGCTGTGGTGCTGTCCAATCAGAGAGGACTGAAACGAGCGGCAGCTGATGAGctgagtgaggaagaggagggttcagaggaggaagatgatctGATGAGTGAGCCACTCATGACAGAAAGTGACCTCCTTTCATAG
- the LOC125310982 gene encoding sacsin-like — protein sequence MSAVRKGRRKKNTFGATSPPFIDYLKDILRRYPDGGQILKELIQNADDAGASDVVFIHDERTYEKNSLLSEDLGKYQGPALYAFNNAVFTEEDWQGIQATGRSVKRNDPNRVGRFGIGFNSVYHITDMPYIFSSKYLGLLDPQEKIFGDGEGGYRWSLDDDEDRNDLFTLRDQFQPLRDIVKQVSDSTWEKTIEEDQFFKGTLFRFPLRCESSEISDNLYDSDKVVQLFDSFIADAEISLLFLRHVSNVSLMHIDPCGSVAVKLKVSLSSSPASLESGDTDKPPEGSTVFKKFVITKENVALMYHPAFQLDKSYGPYDETTCMDWTTDSKYVLPSSLISGSPP from the exons ATGAGTGCTGTCAGAAAAGGAAGGAGAAAAAA aaaTACATTTGGTGCAACATCTCCACCTTTTATAGACTACTTGAAAGATATCCTCAGGAGATATCCAGATGGAGGACAAATATTAAAG GAGCTGATACAGAATGCAGATGATGCTGGAGCTTCTGATGTGGTGTTCATTCATGATGAGAGGACGTATGAGAAGAACAGCCTGTTGAGTGAAGACCTTGGAAAGTATCAAG GTCCTGCCCTCTATGCATTCAACAATGCTGTCTTTACTGAAGAAGACTGGCAAGGCATTCAGGCCACAGGGAGAAGCGTCAAGCGCAATGATCCAAACAGAGTGGGGAGATTTGGGATTGGATTCAATTCAGTCTATCATATTACAG ATATGCCATATATATTCAGTTCCAAATACCTCGGGCTGCTGGACCCACAGGAGAAGATAtttggagatggagagggaggttACAGATGGTCTCTGGATGATGATGAAGACAGAAATGACCTTTTCACCTTGAGAGATCAATTTCAACCCCTTCGAGACATTGTCAAACAAGTCAGTGACAGCACATGGGAGAAAACCATAGAAGAGGATCAGTTTTTCAAAGGGACTCTTTTTCGGTTTCCATTGCGCTGTGAATCCTCAGAGATTTCCGATAACTTGTATGATTCAGACAAAGTTGTTCAGCTTTTTGACAGTTTCATTGCAGATGCAGAGATTAGCCTTCTTTTCTTGAGACATGTGTCTAATGTCTCCCTGATGCACATTGACCCTTGTGGATCTGTAGCCGTAAAACTTAAAGTATCCTTGTCAAGCTCCCCAGCAAGTTTAGAATCAGGTGACACTGACAAGCCCCCGGAGGGGTCAACGGTGTTTAA GAAGTTTGTGATCACTAAAGAGAACGTAGCGCTGATGTACCATCCAGCCTTTCAGCTGGACAAGAGCTATGGCCCCTACGATGAGACTACTTGCATGGACTGGACAACAGACTCAAAGTACGTTCTGCCCT CATCTCTGATCAGCGGATCGCCGCCATAG